A region from the Sphaerodactylus townsendi isolate TG3544 linkage group LG01, MPM_Stown_v2.3, whole genome shotgun sequence genome encodes:
- the LOC125440166 gene encoding zinc finger protein 91-like: protein MYTGQNPYKCLECGKDFSQRENLTSHQRIHTGEKPYKCQECGKAFSQKVHLTTHQRIHTGEKPYKCLECGKSFSDSSSLPAHQRIHTGEKPYKCLECGKDFRLSGSLISHQTIHIDQKLYKCLECGKNFKQRAHLTIHQRIHTGEKPYKCLECGKNFSQSSSLTTHQRVHTEEKPYKCLECGKDFGKRTSLTSHQRSHTGEKPYKCQVCGENFKQRAHLTSHQRIHTGEKPYKCQECGKGFNRSENLTSHQRIHTGEKPYKCMTCGKGFGQRTNLTSHQRSHTGEKPYKCLECGKAFGHSASLTSHQRIHTGEKPYKCLKCGKDFITSGKLTSHQRIHTGQKPYKCQECGKDFHDKSGLTSHQRNHTGEKPYKCQECGVAFKHSASLNSHQRRHMGEKPYQCLECGKAFSRSDSLISHQRMHTGEKPYKCQECGKAFSQSTTLTSHQRVHTGEKPYKCQECGKGFSQSTTLTSHQRVHTGEKPYKCLECGKGFSHSTVLTRHQRIHTGEKPYKCLECGKDFIQRGNLTFHQKNHTGQKPYKCQECGKDFSHRSQLTSHQIIHTGEKPYKCLECGVAFNHSASLTSHQRIHAGEKS from the exons CTTCAGTCAGAAAGTACATCTTActacccatcaaagaattcacacaggggagaaaccatacaaatgcctggaatgtggaaaaagcttcagtgacAGCTCAAGTCTTCctgcacatcagagaattcacacaggggagaaaccttacaaatgcctggagtgtggaaaagacttcaggCTGAGTGGAAGCCTTATATCCCATCAAACAATTCATATAGATCAGAAActatataaatgtctggagtgtggaaaaaacttCAAGCAGAGAGCACATCTTACtatccatcaaagaattcacacaggggagaaaccatacaaatgcctggaatgCGGAAAAAACTTCAGTCAGAGCTCAAGTCTTACTACACATCAGAGAGTTCACACAgaggagaaaccatacaaatgcctggagtgtggaaaagactttGGTAAGAGAACaagtcttacttcccatcaaagaagtcacactggggagaaaccatataaatgtcaggTGTGTGGAGAAAACTTCAAGCAGAGAGCacatcttacttcccatcaaagaattcacacaggggagaaaccatacaaatgccaggagtgtggaaaaggatTCAATAGGAGTGagaaccttacttcccatcaaagaattcacactggggagaaaccatataaatgtatGACGTGTGGAAAAGGCTTTGGTCAGAGAAcaaatcttacttcccatcaaagaagtcacactggggagaaaccatacaaatgcctggagtgtggaaaagccttcggTCACAGCGCAagtcttacttcacatcagagaattcacacaggggagaaaccatacaaatgcctgaagTGTGGGAAAGACTTTATTACAAGTGGAaaacttacttcccatcaaagaattcacacagggcagaaaccatataaatgccaggagtgtggaaaagactttCATGACAAATCAGGACTTACTTCCCATCAACGAaatcacacaggggagaaaccgtacaaatgccaggagtgtggagtAGCCTTCAAGCACAGTGCCAGCCTCAATTCCCATCAAAGACGTCACATgggggagaaaccatatcaatgcctggaatgtgggaaAGCATTCAGTAGGAGTGACagccttatttcccatcaaagaatgcacacaggggagaaaccatacaaatgccaggagtgtggaaaagccttcagtcagagcACAActcttacttcacatcagagagttcacacaggggagaaaccatacaaatgccaggagtgtggaaaaggcttcagtcaGAGCACAActcttacttcacatcagagagttcacacaggggagaaaccatacaaatgcctggagtgtgggaaaggcTTCAGTCACAGCACAGTTCTTACTAGACACCAGAGGATTCAcacgggggagaaaccatacaaatgcctggagtgtggaaaagactttATTCAACGTGGAAACCTTACTTTCCATCAAAAAAATCAcacagggcagaaaccatataaatgccaggagtgtggaaaagactttAGTCACAGATCAcagcttacttcccatcaaataattcacacaggggagaaaccgtacaaatgcctggagtgtggagtAGCCTTCAACCACAGTGCCAGTCTCAC ttcccatcaaagaattcatgcaGGGGAGAAATCATAG